The Vigna unguiculata cultivar IT97K-499-35 chromosome 6, ASM411807v1, whole genome shotgun sequence genome contains a region encoding:
- the LOC114188521 gene encoding uncharacterized protein LOC114188521 — MEAELPARWKGLTMSQYDDTTDPEEHVDVFTAQAGLYTSDDAILCRVFPTSLKGPTLNWFTRLPPNSIDYFDTLATRFGIQFATSKPHHLTSLALVNIRQEKGESLREFMERFGKISLNISNLNPKVAMHHLITTLKPGPFIESLCKKPVNNLDELRTRATKFMQMEELKEFHNTTRPDAQEKRHHDRERTLAPRSGHRFKDSRQPKYRRYTPLVSNRARILEEALNTDLITAPQRAPTPPKHCRYHRNYGHTIEECFTLKDKIEELIQAGHLRRFVKREGGGFSTRGEREKCYEEQPRRTSGYREREGEDTRRRVEPKKDDEQDTRERPLRGVINYISGGFAGGGATTSARKKSMCEQFKVSMP, encoded by the coding sequence ATGGAAGCGGAACTTCCCGCGCGCTGGAAGGGGTTGACTATGAGCCAATACGATGACACTACTGATCCGGAGGAGCACGTGGACGTCTTCACCGCCCAGGCAGGATTGTATACTTCGGACGACGCGATCCTCTGTCGTGTTTTCCCAACATCCCTAAAAGGGCCGACACTCAATTGGTTCACACGATTACCACCCAACTCTATCGATTATTTCGATACATTGGCCACCCGTTTCGGCATACAGTTTGCCACTAGTAAGCCACACCACCTTACTTCTCTAGCATTGGTAAATATACGGCAGGAAAAAGGAGAGTCTTTGCGGGAGTTTATGGAACGATTTGGGAAGATATCCTTGAATATCTCTAATTTAAATCCTAAGGTCGCCATGCACCACCTCATCACAACACTAAAGCCTGGCCCTTTCATTGAGAGTCTGTGCAAGAAGCCCGTGAACAATCTGGATGAACTTCGGACCAGGGCCACCAAATTCATGCAGATGGAGGAACTAAAAGAATTCCACAATACAACTCGACCGGACGCACAGGAGAAGAGGCACCATGATAGAGAGCGAACGTTGGCACCCCGATCCGGCCACAGGTTCAAAGACTCTAGGCAGCCGAAATACAGGAGGTACACGCCTCTCGTGTCCAACAGAGCCAGAATTCTGGAGGAAGCACTGAACACCGATCTAATAACAGCCCCTCAAAGGGCCCCGACTCCCCCGAAGCATTGTCGGTATCACCGAAATTATGGGCATACAATAGAGGAATGTTTTACCTTGAAAGACAAAATTGAGGAACTGATACAGGCGGGACACCTAAGAAGATTCGTAAAACGGGAAGGCGGAGGATTCTCAACAAGGGGAGAACGAGAAAAATGCTACGAGGAGCAACCACGAAGGACATCCGGGTACCGAGAGAGGGAAGGAGAAGACACCCGCAGAAGGGTCGAACCTAAAAAAGATGATGAGCAGGATACGAGAGAAAGGCCACTAAGAGgagtaattaattacatttcaGGAGGCTTCGCAGGAGGTGGGGCCACTACGTCTGCAAGGAAGAAAAGTATGTGCGAGCAATTTAAAGTGTCAATGCCATGA